One Klebsiella electrica genomic window, CTTCTCGCCCACTTCCAGCAGAAGATTGATCCCTTTGAACAGCGGACCATTGTCAAAACCTTTCGCCAGCGCTTCCACTTCCAGCGCATTACGGAACAGCTTCTTATCCTGTTCAAAACGGATGAACGGGTTCTGACGGCTGGAGGCTTTCACTTCATCCAGCTTAATTTTGTCAATCTGGCGGGCGCGTGAGGTCGCCTGGCGCGATTTTGAGGCGTTGGCGCTAAAGCGGCTGACGAAGGATTGCAGGTCGGCGATTTGCGCTTTTTTCTTGGCGTTGTCGGCCAGCAGGCGTTCGCGCGCCTGGGTCGCGGCGGTCATATATTCGTCGTAGTTGCCGGCATACACGCGCAGTTCGCCGTAGTCGAGATCGGCCATATGGGTGCAAACCATGTTCAGGAAGTGACGGTCGTGCGAGATAATAATCATGGTGCTGTCACGTTCGTTCAGCACCTGCTCCAGCCAGCGAATGGTATCGATGTCCAGGTTGTTCGTCGGTTCATCGAGCAGCAGAATATCGGGGTTGGAAAACAGCGCCTGCGCCAGCAGTACACGCAGCTTCCAGCCTGGCGCCACTTCGCTCATCGGGCCGTAATGCTGTTCAACCGGGATCCCGACGCCAAGCAGCAGTTCACCGGCGCGTGCTTCGGCAGAATAGCCGTCCATTTCACCGTAAGTGACTTCCAGGTCGGCCACTTTATAGCCGTCTTCTTCGCTCATTTCCGCCAGGGAATAGATGCGATCGCGCTCCTGTTTCACTTCCCACAGCTCGCCGTGGCCCATAATGACCGTATCCAGCACGGTGAATTCTTCAAAGGCGAACTGATCCTGACGCAGTTTACCGATACGTTCGTTGGGATCGAGAGAGACGTTACCCAACGTCGGCTCAAGATCGCCGCCGAGGATCTTCATAAAGGTGGATTTACCGCTACCGTTAGCGCCAATCAGGCCGTAACGGTTGCCGCCGCCAAATTTGACGGAGATGTTTTCGAACAGCGGCTTACTGCCAAACTGCATGGTGACGTTGCTGGATACTAGCACGGGGTTATCCTGAAAAAAGAGAATGAGAAGTGTGATACATCGGGCATTATGCCAGCAAAGCCATCACTTTTCACGGTTTGCAATAAAATCGCAGGCAGCGCCTGTGGTACGGTCTCTCTTATCGTGCGCGATTCATTTACCCGATACATGATTTTTTCCCTTAATCTGGAAGGAACCTATGACGACATACTCTCGCCATCCGGCATTCTTATCGCTTCAGGGCGGTATCAACTTTCGCGACCTCGGCGGCCTGCACACCGCCGACGGTCGCCGCGTGCGCCAGGGGAAACTGCTGCGCTCCGGTTCGTTACACCAGATGACCAATCAAGATCTGAGCCATCTCGACACTCTGCCGGTGACCCGGGTCATTGATTATCGCGATCCGCACGAAGTCCAGCGCAGCCCCGACAGGCTCAATGAACGGATGCGTTATCTCAATGCGCCCGCCAATCCTCTGACGCCAGACGTCGATGCCAAAGTCACGGAGCTGAATGCCGCGACGCTCAATACCATGAACGGCGAGAAGTTTATGCTGCAGCTTTATCGTCAGTTGCCCTTTAACAACGCCGCCTATCGCCAGCTTGCCGGTTGGCTGATGCAGCCTGTTGACGGCGCGCTGTTGCAGCACTGCGCGGTAGGCAAAGACCGTACCGGCGTCGGCTGCGCGCTGGCGCTGTTCGCCCTTGGCTGCGACACGCCGACGGTGATGGAGGAGTATCTCCTCACCCACGGCATGCTAAACCAGGTCGAAACCGGGATCCTCAGCCTGCTCGGCAATGAACTGAGCCCCCGCGGACGGCAGAACCTGGCAGAAATTCTGACGGTACATGAGTCGTACCTCGCGGCGGCGCTATCGGCGATTCACGACCGCTATTCCAGCGTGGATACATGGCTGGAACAGGAGTATCAGCTGACGCCAGAGGCGCGAGAAGCGCTGCGCTCTCGGTTTCTCGAGGGGTAATGCCGCCTTTTTCCCGCCACGATTTGCCGCAGAAATGAAAAACGGCGGGCTACAGTTGAAACAACTGGCAAAAAAGTGTGATTTCGTACACATCTGATTTCCCTGTTGGATGGAATGCACATATAATGCGCTCCCATCTATTAGCTAAATCATCTGACAAAGGCCTTTGTGGCTTTGCCACTGCACACGACATGAAGAATATGAAAATATCGACACTCTTAGCGGCAGCCTTCGCCCTCGTCGGCTTTTGCAACACAGCATCCGCTGTCACTTATCCACTGCCAACCGACGGCAGTCGACTGATTGGTCAGAACCAGGTGATTACGGTTCCTGATAACAACAAGCAACCGCTGGAATATTTCGCGGCTAAATACCAGATGGGATTGTCCAACATGCTGGAAGCCAACCCGGGTGTGGATACCTATCTGCCGAAGGGCGGCACCGTGCTGAATATCCCGCAGCAGCTGATTCTGCCCGATACCGTGCATGAAGGTATTGTTATCAACAGCGCGGAAATGCGTCTTTACTACTACCCGAAAGGCACCAACACCGTTATCGTGCTGCCAATTGGTATCGGCCAGCTGGGCAAAGATACGCCGATCAAGTGGGTCACCAAGGTAGAACGTAAGAAAGCGGGTCCGACCTGGACGCCGACGGCGAAGATGCACGCGGAATACATCGCGGCGGGTAACCCGCTGCCGGCCGTCGTACCGGCGGGTCCTGACAACCCGATGGGCCTGTATGCGCTGTATATTGGTCGTCTGTATGCCATCCACGGCACCAACGCTAACTTCGGTATCGGTCTGCGCGTCAGCCACGGCTGCGTCCGTCTGCGTAACGATGACATCAAATTCCTGTTTGAAAATGTGCCGGTTGATACCCGCGTCGAGTTTATCGATGAGCCGGTGAAAGCGACCACCGAGCCGGACGGTAGCCGTTATGTCGAAGTACATAACCCGCTGTCCACCACCGAAGCACAGTTCCAGGGCGGTGAAATCGTACCGATTGCGCTGACTAAAGAAGTCCAGGCGGTCACCGGCCAGCCCGACGTCGATCAGACCGTTGTCGAGCAGGCTATCCAGAACCGTTCCGGTATGCCGGTTCGTCTGAACTAATCTTCTGACGTAACAGTATGAAAAGGCGGGCCCGGTGCCCGCCTTTTTTATCCGTTATTGACCAGGATAATGCCGCCATGATCGTAGCGATAGTGGCAGCGGGCATACTCCAGCGGCGTCCCGTCTTCCAGATAGATAACCTGCTCGACTTCCAGCACCGGGTCGCTCTCGCCGCAGTTCAGATGCTGCTGATCCAGCGCATCCGGCTTCATCGCCCGGACCACGCGATACGAGCCCATCAGCTTTCGCCCCAGCGTCTCCTGCACGTAACGAAACACCGAACTTTCCAGATGGGTTTTATTAAGCCCCGGCACCAGCGCCACGGGCATCACCGTCATATCCAGCGAGACCGGCTCGCCATTGAGCACCCGCAGGCGGACAAAGTCATAGACCGGGGCATCGGCGTCGATAAGCAGCGAGGCTTGCTCCTTTTCCGTGGCAAAGCGCGGTTCAAAGCGGATCACCTGGCTGGTCACCTCCCCCAGATGCTCCCAGGTTTTGGTGGCGCCGAAGTAATCGCTACCCGGCAGTTCCCACTGCGAGAGCTGCAGAAAGTTCTTGCGCACGAAGGTGCCCTGCCCTTTGCGGGTATAGATAAGCCCCTCGACAATCAGCTGGCGCATCGCCTGCTGGATGGTCATCCTGCTGGTGTTAAATTCCGCCGCCAACGCAAACTGGTCGGGTAACGGGGCGCTGGCGAGATACTGCTGGCTGATAATTCGTTTTTTGATTTCCCGCGCGATCGCAAGATACTTCGCCGTCATTCCCCGTCCTTTTATTAATGATGTTCTCTGGAAGTGTTCTGTTGCCCAAACGCTGGCGGGCCTGAGAACAGATAGCCCCGCTACAGCGCGTCACCATTGCTGTGGATAGCCTGTTTTAACCAGGCGTAGCTTTTCTTCGGCACGCGCTTAAGGTCTTTCAGATCGTGGTTTTCGCGATTCACATACACCACACCGTAGCGCTTGCGCATATCGCCCTGAGAGCTAAGGATATCAATCAATCCCCAGCCCAGGTAGCCCATCACCTGCGCGCCATCGGTAAATATCGCCTCTTTCATGGCGTTGATATGATCGCGATGATAGGCAATACGATAATCATCGGCCACCGGCGTCTCACCATCCCATGACTCAATCACGCCAATGCCGTTTTCAATCGGGAATACCGGCAAACGCCAGTCGTTGTAGTAGCGCGTGATAATCATACGGAAACCGAGCGGGTCAATCTGCCAGTTCCATTCCGTTGCTTTCAACCAGCGATTCGCTTTATCACCGAACAGCATATAGTTGTTCACCGGCGTATCAGGCGGCACAGGATCGCTGTCGAGGGTCCGGCTGGCATAGTAGCTGAAGGCCAGATAGTCGACTTTTACCGTCGCCATCAGCGCCAGATCCTCTTCCCGGTAGATCTCGCTAAAACCTTCCCGCGCCACGAAGTGCATGACTTCCGGGCTGTAGCCTTCTCCGGCAAATGCGCGCAGCAGATTCTGGTTAAAGAACTCATCCAGTTGCTGAGCACAGAGAATATCGCGTGGCTTACAGGTCGCCGGATAGACCAGCGCGTGCGCCAGCATACCGCCCATTAAACACTGCGGTTTCACCTGGTGCAGATAGTGGGTCAGGTGCACGTGGGCCATCATCACGTGGTGCTGGATCTGGTACAGCTCGCGCAAGGTTTTCTCACCACGCAGATAGCCCGTAATAAGGAACGCCTCCGGCATATGGTAGAGATTCTGCTCGTTGAAGGTCAGCCAGTACTTCACCTTGTCGCCGTAGCAGGCAATCATCTTCTGGCCGTAACGAATAAAAGCGTCCATCACGCGACGATCGGTGAAACCGTTATAGCGTTCCGCCAGCGAAAGCGGCATATCGAAATGATACAGGCAGATCATCGGCTCAATACCGCGGGCGAGCAGTTCATCAATAAACTGGTGATAGAAGGCGATCCCCTGTTCATTAAATTCGCCGTCGCCCAGCGGACATACCCGGCTCCAGGCAATCTGGAAACGATAGCAGTTCATCCCCAGATCCTGCATCAGGTCGAAATCTTCCCGATAGCGATGGTAAGAGTCCGTCGCGACTTTCCAGTCGGAGGCGAATTCCGCGGGTTCGCGAACATCGTACACCGACATCCCCTTCCCCCCTTCATTCCAGGCCCCTTCCGTCTGCATGCTGGAAACCGAGTTCCCCCACAAAAAGTCCGCCGGTAGTGCATTGTTCATCTCTCGCCCCTTTATGAATAGTCATTTATATTTCATGACTAGTCATATAAACAGTATTCCCTTCCCAGGCAAAACAAAGGATCGTTTTTTGTGAGCGCAGCAAATAAAAAAGCCGGATCGGGGGCGCCGATCCGGCCAGACAACGTACGGTGTTTATTGCCGGGCGAGCTGATCGCGGCGATATTCGCCCTGGCGCTCAAGCATCCAGCCGGGGTATTCGCGCGGCAGGGCGCTGACCGCATCCAGCTGGGCCAGCTCCTCTTCGCTCAGGTGAATATCGACGGCGGCGAGGTTGTCCGCCAGCTGCGCGGGATGTTTTGCGCCGATAATCACGCTGCTGACCGCCGGCTGATGCAGCAGCCAGGCAAGAGCAATCTGGGCGACCGAAACACCTTTCGCCTGCGCGATGACGCGCATAACATCGATGCAGTCAAAGGCGCGATCTTTATTTACCGGCGGGAAATCAAACGTCTGGCGGCGGCCGCCTTCAGCGCTCTGACCATCGCGATCGTACTTCCCGCTCAGCAAACCGCCGGCCAGCGGACTCCAGACCATCAAACCGACCCCTTCACTCTGCATCATCGGGATCAGTTCACGCTCCAGATCGCGCCCGGCGATGGTGTAGTAAGCCTGCAGGGAGGCAAAGCGCGACAGCCCCAGGCGCGCGGAAATCCCCAGCGCTTTTGCGATTTGCCAGGCCGCCCAGTTTGACACGCCGATATAGCGAACATGCCCTTGCTGCACCAGGTTATCCAGCGCGTAGAGCGTCTCCTCAATGGGCGTTGCCGGATCGAAACCGTGGAGCTGATAAAGATCGATATGATCGAGCTGCAGCCGTCGCAGACTCTCTTTGACGCTTCCCATGATGTGAAAGCGCGAACTGCCGCGGGAGTTGACGCCGGCCGTACCGGTTTCGCCAAAGGCTTTGGTGGCGACCACCACGTTCTCGCGCGGAACCTTCAGGTTTTTTAGCGCCTGGCCGGTTAACATTTCCGCCCGGCCCTCAGAATAGACATCGGCGGTGTCGATAAAGTTAATGCCCGCATCCAGCGCACTGCCCACCAGCTGTTCGGCCTCCGTCTGGCGCAGCTGACCAATTTTCCCCCACATGCCGCCTTCGCCGCCAAAGGTCATGGTGCCCAGGCACAGTCGGGAGACAAACAGACCGGTGTTTCCGAGTTTTTGATAACGCATTGGACTCTCCTCATCAGGATATTAAACCTCAGCGTTAACGTTATACGCCCGCGGCGAAGCGGGCGAATGGGGTGATTCTGTCTGTTCCTTGCCCAATCCTCCGAAAATCAGGCGATGAATAGCAATAATGCGTAACCAACCGCCCCCGCCCACAGCAACAGCGGCAGAGAGTAAAGATGGAAACGCCACCAGATGCGGCGATCTGACGCCATACGCAGCGCGATTAAATTGGCCAGCGAACCGGGAAGCAGGCCAAAGCCGCCAACGTTGACCGCCCAAGCCAGCAGCGTCGAAGGAGGGACATAGTTGAGCAGCAGAATGGTGGCCGGTACGTTGCTGATAAACTGCGACAGGCCAATCGTCGACAGCCACAAGCCGCTAGCAGAAAGCTGGCCGACGCCGCTTAGCACCTGATGCAGCGCGGGAAGCTGCGTCAACAGATGAACATCGATAAACATCACCATAAAGACCAGCAGCAGCGACCAGTCAACATGGATAATCACCGCTCGCGCCAGCAGCAGAAAACCGAGAATAATCAGCCCCAGGCCCCACAGTTCAAGCTTCATTTCTAAGGCCGTCAGGAATATCAGATAAAACGCCAGACAGCTCCACACCAGCTTCGGCTGCCACGATGGCGCCCGATCCGCGCTTTGAAAGGACAGGCGGCTGGCGGAGAAACAGCACCAGCACAGCGCCAGCAGCGTCAGCATCATTGCCGCCGCCAGCGGCAGCATTTGCCCGATAAACCCAAGGAAACTAAGCCCGGATCGCCCCCACAGCAGGATATTTTGTGGATTGCCGATAGGTGTTAACAAAGATCCGGCGTTGACCGCCAGCGCCTCGAAAATAATCAGCCGGTTTACCGGTATCGCGCACCACTTTTTCAACGTCAGCGTGAGCGGTACGACGATAAACAGCGCCACATCATTGGTCAGGAACGTCGAGAGCAGCGCCGCCGCAAGGACCATAAAAATGGCCAGCTGGCGCTCGGTGGCAAACCGCCGCGCCATTTTGCGGCCGAGCACATCAAAGTAGCCGCTCAGCTCAATCCCTTTGGTCAGCAGCATCAAACCGCTCAGGGTGATAATGGTGTGCCAGTCGATAGCCTGAGGCCAGCTTTTTGGCGCAAACGGGACAAAGAAACTTAAACCGCAGGCGATGATCAGGAGTAAATGCAGAAAACGATCGCGAGCCAGAGACTGGATAAACGGAAGATTCATTCTCCTTGCCGCCCATATTTAACAGTGAACTGATTAAATGCCGCCAGGGTCTCTTCACTGACGTGATGTTCCATCCCTTCCGCATCGCGGCGGGCTATCTCCGGACTCACGCCCAGAACCAGTAAGAAATTCTCGACGATCTGATGGCGTTCGCGGCTCTCATGCGCCAGCTTCTCGCCTTCCGGGGTTAAAAAGACCCCGCGCCACGGGATCTGCTCAATCAAGCCGACGCTGGCCAGGCGTTTTAACATTTTGGCCACCGTTGGCTGGGAGACCCCCAGACGCGCGGCCATATCAACCTGACGCGCCTCTCCCACTTCGCGAATCAGATCTGAAATCAGTTCAACGTAGTCGTCAATCAGCTCCCGACGGTGGGCTTCGCGCACCTGACGAAACCCTTCAACGTGCTCTTCAACATTAACAAGCTGCGTCACTTTTTTTGTTATAGGTCTACCCGCGCGACGGTTCATTGTGCTTCCTCATACGTGTGACGCCTCAAGCATCATCTCAAAAGAGCCCCATTGTAAATGATTGGGCCCGTAGCACAAAAAATTAACGTTTTAGCCATAGCTATAAAATATAGCCTGTGCTATATCTGTATGTAATGCAGACATCCTTCAAGGAGCGAAGGGCGAAATTACAGGAGGTCCCATGAACGAATTCAAGAGGTGCTTACGCGTGTTTACTCATTCCCCTTTTCAAGTCCGTTTAATGCTAATTAACATGCTGTGCGACATGATAAATGGCAAGAATCGCCAGGAAAAACCCCATCACTAAATGCGGCGTCGCGGTACGCCGCTTCATTTCTTTGTCATAATCCCCTGTCAAACTGACCCGTTTCCCCGCACTCTCGCCGCTTTTTTCAAGTTTTGTAAGCTTTCTCTCAAAACAATCCGTTATGTCCGGTTGACCTTATCATTTGCAAGCCCTATCTTTTGTCAGCCCTGCCACTACTGCGGCTCGCAGAGACCCTCTTCAGGCACTGTCCAGCAGGTTTTACCCCTTGATGCCAGGGGATGCACATGGCGTCTTTTTGATTAATAACTATGAATGTCACCCTGAAAGAAACGCTGGTCGCTCGCGGATTAGTCCCTAACCCGTGGACAGGATTTTATTTTCTCCAGTCTCTGCTGATTAACCTCGCACTCGGCTATGAATTGAGTCTGCTCTATACCGTCGCATTTACATGCGTGCTACATCTGCTGTGGCGTCATGCCCCGCGGATGCAAAAAGTCGTGGTGGGAGGCTACTCGCTGCTTGCCGCCTTGTATTACCCGTTTGGCCAGGCGTATGGCGCCCCCAACTTCAACACGCTGCTGGCGCTGCATGCCACCAACGTCGAAGAGTCCACGGAAATTCTGACTATCTTTCCCTGGTACAACTACCTGCTGGCGGTCTTTATTTTTGCGCTCGGCGTGATTGCCGTGCGTCGCAAACCGGAAGAGCGTAAGCCGTGGAGCAAAATGGAGATCCTTGGGCTGCTGTTCAGCATCGGCATCTTCTTTCTGCAGCCGGTGCAGAATCTGGCGTGGGGCGGCGTCTTCAAAGTGATTGATACCGGCTACCCCGCCTTCCGTTTCGTGAAAGACGTGGTGGTCAACAATAAGGAAGTGCTGGACGAGCAGGCGCGCATGACGCAACTGGCCAATATGAAAGACAGCTGGCATGTGCTGGCGGTCAAACCCAAATATCAGCTTTACGTCGTGGTCATCGGAGAGAGCGCGCGCCGCGATGCGCTCGGGGCGTTTGGCGGCCAGTGGGACAACACCCCGTTCGCCAGCTCGGTTAACGGCTATCTGTTTAATGACTACATTTCCGCCAGCGGTTCGACGCAAAAATCACTCGGCTTAACGCTCAACCGGGTAGTGGACGGCAAACCGCAATATCAGGATAACTTCGTCACGCTGGCGAACCGCGCCGGCTTCCAGACCTGGTGGTTTTCCAATCAGGGGCAGATTGGCGAATACGATACGGCGATAGCCAGCATCGCAAAGCGTGCGGATGAGGTGCAGTTCCTCAAGAATGGCGATTTTGAGGCCAACAAAAATACGCAGGATGAGCAGTTGTTGAAGCTCACCGAGCAGGTGCTCTCCGTGCAGCGGACCCAGCCGCAGCTGATCGTCCTGCATCTGATGGGATCTCACCCGCAGGCCTGCGATCGTACCAAAGGGAAATATACCGTCTTTGTGCAATCAAAAGAGACGTCCTGTTATCTCTACAGCATGACGCAAACCGATACCCTGCTGAGCAAGCTCTATCATCAGCTGCAGAATTCGGGTGAAAGCTTCTCGATGACCTATTTTTCCGATCACGGTCTGGCCTTTAAAGAACGCGGTAAAGAGGTTCAGTACCTGGCGCACGATGATAAGTACCAGCAGAATTTCCAGGTGCCGTTTATGGTGCTGTCCAGCGATGATAAAGCGCATAAAGTGAT contains:
- a CDS encoding ABC-F family ATPase → MLVSSNVTMQFGSKPLFENISVKFGGGNRYGLIGANGSGKSTFMKILGGDLEPTLGNVSLDPNERIGKLRQDQFAFEEFTVLDTVIMGHGELWEVKQERDRIYSLAEMSEEDGYKVADLEVTYGEMDGYSAEARAGELLLGVGIPVEQHYGPMSEVAPGWKLRVLLAQALFSNPDILLLDEPTNNLDIDTIRWLEQVLNERDSTMIIISHDRHFLNMVCTHMADLDYGELRVYAGNYDEYMTAATQARERLLADNAKKKAQIADLQSFVSRFSANASKSRQATSRARQIDKIKLDEVKASSRQNPFIRFEQDKKLFRNALEVEALAKGFDNGPLFKGINLLLEVGEKLAVLGINGVGKSTLLKTLVGELEPTSGSVKWSENAQIGYYAQDHEYEFENDLTVFDWMSQWKQDGDDEQAVRSILGRLLFSQDDIKKPAKVLSGGEKGRMLFGKLMMQKPNILVMDEPTNHLDMESIESLNMALEMYQGTLIFVSHDREFVSSLATRVIEITPERVIDFSGNYEDYLRSKGIE
- a CDS encoding tyrosine-protein phosphatase codes for the protein MTTYSRHPAFLSLQGGINFRDLGGLHTADGRRVRQGKLLRSGSLHQMTNQDLSHLDTLPVTRVIDYRDPHEVQRSPDRLNERMRYLNAPANPLTPDVDAKVTELNAATLNTMNGEKFMLQLYRQLPFNNAAYRQLAGWLMQPVDGALLQHCAVGKDRTGVGCALALFALGCDTPTVMEEYLLTHGMLNQVETGILSLLGNELSPRGRQNLAEILTVHESYLAAALSAIHDRYSSVDTWLEQEYQLTPEAREALRSRFLEG
- the ldtB gene encoding L,D-transpeptidase; its protein translation is MKISTLLAAAFALVGFCNTASAVTYPLPTDGSRLIGQNQVITVPDNNKQPLEYFAAKYQMGLSNMLEANPGVDTYLPKGGTVLNIPQQLILPDTVHEGIVINSAEMRLYYYPKGTNTVIVLPIGIGQLGKDTPIKWVTKVERKKAGPTWTPTAKMHAEYIAAGNPLPAVVPAGPDNPMGLYALYIGRLYAIHGTNANFGIGLRVSHGCVRLRNDDIKFLFENVPVDTRVEFIDEPVKATTEPDGSRYVEVHNPLSTTEAQFQGGEIVPIALTKEVQAVTGQPDVDQTVVEQAIQNRSGMPVRLN
- a CDS encoding GntR family transcriptional regulator, which produces MTAKYLAIAREIKKRIISQQYLASAPLPDQFALAAEFNTSRMTIQQAMRQLIVEGLIYTRKGQGTFVRKNFLQLSQWELPGSDYFGATKTWEHLGEVTSQVIRFEPRFATEKEQASLLIDADAPVYDFVRLRVLNGEPVSLDMTVMPVALVPGLNKTHLESSVFRYVQETLGRKLMGSYRVVRAMKPDALDQQHLNCGESDPVLEVEQVIYLEDGTPLEYARCHYRYDHGGIILVNNG
- a CDS encoding glycoside hydrolase family 1 protein, translated to MNNALPADFLWGNSVSSMQTEGAWNEGGKGMSVYDVREPAEFASDWKVATDSYHRYREDFDLMQDLGMNCYRFQIAWSRVCPLGDGEFNEQGIAFYHQFIDELLARGIEPMICLYHFDMPLSLAERYNGFTDRRVMDAFIRYGQKMIACYGDKVKYWLTFNEQNLYHMPEAFLITGYLRGEKTLRELYQIQHHVMMAHVHLTHYLHQVKPQCLMGGMLAHALVYPATCKPRDILCAQQLDEFFNQNLLRAFAGEGYSPEVMHFVAREGFSEIYREEDLALMATVKVDYLAFSYYASRTLDSDPVPPDTPVNNYMLFGDKANRWLKATEWNWQIDPLGFRMIITRYYNDWRLPVFPIENGIGVIESWDGETPVADDYRIAYHRDHINAMKEAIFTDGAQVMGYLGWGLIDILSSQGDMRKRYGVVYVNRENHDLKDLKRVPKKSYAWLKQAIHSNGDAL
- a CDS encoding aldo/keto reductase, which produces MRYQKLGNTGLFVSRLCLGTMTFGGEGGMWGKIGQLRQTEAEQLVGSALDAGINFIDTADVYSEGRAEMLTGQALKNLKVPRENVVVATKAFGETGTAGVNSRGSSRFHIMGSVKESLRRLQLDHIDLYQLHGFDPATPIEETLYALDNLVQQGHVRYIGVSNWAAWQIAKALGISARLGLSRFASLQAYYTIAGRDLERELIPMMQSEGVGLMVWSPLAGGLLSGKYDRDGQSAEGGRRQTFDFPPVNKDRAFDCIDVMRVIAQAKGVSVAQIALAWLLHQPAVSSVIIGAKHPAQLADNLAAVDIHLSEEELAQLDAVSALPREYPGWMLERQGEYRRDQLARQ
- a CDS encoding SLC13 family permease translates to MNLPFIQSLARDRFLHLLLIIACGLSFFVPFAPKSWPQAIDWHTIITLSGLMLLTKGIELSGYFDVLGRKMARRFATERQLAIFMVLAAALLSTFLTNDVALFIVVPLTLTLKKWCAIPVNRLIIFEALAVNAGSLLTPIGNPQNILLWGRSGLSFLGFIGQMLPLAAAMMLTLLALCWCCFSASRLSFQSADRAPSWQPKLVWSCLAFYLIFLTALEMKLELWGLGLIILGFLLLARAVIIHVDWSLLLVFMVMFIDVHLLTQLPALHQVLSGVGQLSASGLWLSTIGLSQFISNVPATILLLNYVPPSTLLAWAVNVGGFGLLPGSLANLIALRMASDRRIWWRFHLYSLPLLLWAGAVGYALLLFIA
- the mntR gene encoding manganese-binding transcriptional regulator MntR, which encodes MNRRAGRPITKKVTQLVNVEEHVEGFRQVREAHRRELIDDYVELISDLIREVGEARQVDMAARLGVSQPTVAKMLKRLASVGLIEQIPWRGVFLTPEGEKLAHESRERHQIVENFLLVLGVSPEIARRDAEGMEHHVSEETLAAFNQFTVKYGRQGE
- the mntS gene encoding manganase accumulation protein MntS, coding for MNEFKRCLRVFTHSPFQVRLMLINMLCDMINGKNRQEKPHH
- a CDS encoding phosphoethanolamine transferase → MNVTLKETLVARGLVPNPWTGFYFLQSLLINLALGYELSLLYTVAFTCVLHLLWRHAPRMQKVVVGGYSLLAALYYPFGQAYGAPNFNTLLALHATNVEESTEILTIFPWYNYLLAVFIFALGVIAVRRKPEERKPWSKMEILGLLFSIGIFFLQPVQNLAWGGVFKVIDTGYPAFRFVKDVVVNNKEVLDEQARMTQLANMKDSWHVLAVKPKYQLYVVVIGESARRDALGAFGGQWDNTPFASSVNGYLFNDYISASGSTQKSLGLTLNRVVDGKPQYQDNFVTLANRAGFQTWWFSNQGQIGEYDTAIASIAKRADEVQFLKNGDFEANKNTQDEQLLKLTEQVLSVQRTQPQLIVLHLMGSHPQACDRTKGKYTVFVQSKETSCYLYSMTQTDTLLSKLYHQLQNSGESFSMTYFSDHGLAFKERGKEVQYLAHDDKYQQNFQVPFMVLSSDDKAHKVIKARRSANDFLGFFSQWTGISATEIKPRYRFISEQAAGPTYITNFQLQKVDYTHLGSDLFTTQ